The following are from one region of the Sphingobium sp. TKS genome:
- a CDS encoding type III polyketide synthase, with product MTDTRARINAIGCAVPEQDMHAPFIQWAARQLDDPRHRQLFLRMAERSGIDHRWCVLPSTVEGGSPVDPGGFYAGEMPPTSLRMRRYADYAPALALEAIARLKEQVAIDRISHLVVASCTGFVAPGIDQIIAERLGLENVERTLVGFMGCYAAVAALRTARHIVRSEPEARVLVVTVELSSLHFQPERQIERLLMMLQFADGAAAALVTAEGGGVAIDRPFSFNLTDSAELIRWDIGDSGFVMHLSGEVPGRIQAALSDPQIRQRMWGSDDPGLIDDWAVHAGGRSILDAVEHGLGLDETALAPSRRVLARFGNMSSSTLMFILGDMLSQARRGVALAFGPGLAAEGFRFEGIA from the coding sequence ATGACCGATACGCGCGCTCGCATCAACGCCATCGGCTGCGCCGTTCCCGAGCAGGACATGCACGCTCCCTTCATCCAATGGGCGGCCCGGCAACTGGACGATCCACGCCACCGCCAGCTTTTCCTGCGCATGGCCGAACGGTCGGGCATCGACCATCGCTGGTGCGTGCTGCCATCGACTGTCGAAGGCGGATCGCCGGTCGATCCGGGCGGTTTCTATGCCGGGGAGATGCCGCCGACTTCGCTCAGGATGCGGCGCTATGCCGATTATGCCCCGGCTTTGGCGCTGGAGGCGATCGCGCGGCTGAAGGAGCAGGTCGCGATCGACCGGATCAGCCATCTGGTGGTGGCGAGCTGCACCGGCTTCGTCGCGCCGGGCATCGACCAGATCATTGCCGAACGGCTGGGGCTGGAGAATGTCGAGCGGACATTGGTCGGCTTCATGGGCTGTTATGCGGCGGTCGCGGCCTTGCGCACGGCGCGGCATATCGTGCGGTCGGAGCCGGAGGCGCGGGTGCTGGTGGTGACGGTCGAGCTGTCCTCCCTCCATTTTCAGCCGGAGCGGCAGATCGAACGCCTGTTGATGATGCTCCAGTTCGCGGACGGCGCGGCGGCGGCTTTGGTGACGGCGGAGGGCGGCGGGGTGGCGATCGACCGGCCCTTTTCGTTCAACCTGACGGATTCGGCGGAGCTGATCCGCTGGGACATTGGCGACAGCGGTTTCGTGATGCATCTGTCGGGTGAGGTGCCCGGGCGTATCCAGGCGGCGCTTAGCGATCCGCAGATCAGGCAGCGTATGTGGGGGAGTGACGATCCCGGCCTGATCGACGATTGGGCCGTGCATGCGGGCGGTCGGTCGATCCTGGATGCGGTGGAGCATGGGCTTGGGCTGGACGAAACCGCGCTGGCGCCCTCGCGGCGCGTGCTGGCCCGTTTCGGCAACATGTCCTCGTCCACGCTGATGTTCATATTGGGCGACATGCTGAGCCAGGCGCGGCGCGGGGTGGCGCTGGCCTTTGGGCCGGGGCTGGCGGCGGAAGGATTCCGGTTCGAAGGGATCGCATGA
- the kdpC gene encoding potassium-transporting ATPase subunit KdpC: protein MFNDLKTSLRPALVMTLLFGLLLGIAYPLALTGIGQAIFPSQANGSLIEQDGRPIGSALIGQSFASARYFHSRPSAAGKGYDGLASSGSNLGPTSKALADRVTTDIQSLHSPGRPVPSDLVTASASGLDPHISPDAAFYQVDRIARARGLSPNRVHALIERSIEQPILGFLGEPRVNVLEINRRLDGISANQSR, encoded by the coding sequence ATGTTCAACGACCTCAAAACCTCGCTGCGTCCAGCGCTGGTCATGACGCTGCTCTTCGGCCTGCTGCTGGGCATCGCCTATCCGCTGGCGCTCACCGGCATCGGGCAGGCGATCTTCCCGTCCCAGGCCAATGGCAGCCTGATCGAGCAGGACGGCAGGCCCATCGGCTCCGCCCTCATCGGCCAGAGCTTCGCCAGCGCCCGCTATTTCCATTCCCGCCCCTCGGCGGCGGGCAAGGGCTATGACGGGCTCGCCTCCTCCGGGTCCAACCTTGGCCCCACCAGCAAGGCGCTGGCCGACCGCGTGACCACGGACATTCAGTCTCTGCATTCACCCGGTCGCCCCGTTCCGTCCGATCTGGTGACAGCCTCCGCATCGGGGCTCGATCCCCATATCAGCCCCGATGCGGCCTTTTATCAGGTCGACCGGATCGCCAGGGCGCGCGGTCTCTCCCCAAACCGGGTCCACGCGCTGATCGAACGGAGCATAGAGCAACCGATCCTCGGCTTTCTGGGCGAACCGCGCGTCAACGTCCTCGAAATCAATCGACGGCTGGATGGGATCAGCGCTAATCAAAGCCGATGA
- the kdpA gene encoding potassium-transporting ATPase subunit KdpA → MTFQGWLLIAAFTGILLALVKPAGLWLFALYEGRRTPLHSIFGPIERGFYRLSGIDPEEEQGWRRYAVHMLIFNTALLLFTYALLRMQAALPFNPLGDGAVGAHLAFNTAVSFTTNTNWQSYAGESTLSNLSQMLGLTIHNFLSAATGIALAFALFRGFARRSTTGIGNFWADMTRVTLYLLLPLCIVYALFLIASGVPQTLAGSVDLTTLEGAKQTLALGPVASQEAIKMLGTNGGGFFNANSAHPFENPTGLTNFVQMLSIFLIGFGLTYCFGKAVGNVRQGWAILAAMLTIFLIGVTVTYWQEAAGNPILHHLGVPGGNMEGKEVRFGIAPSALFAVVTTAASCGAVNAMHDSFTALGGMIPLINIQLGEVVVGGVGAGIYGFLLFAILAVFVAGLMVGRTPEYVGKKIESREVKLAVLAIAVLPLIILGFTAIASVLPAGLAGPLNKGPHGFSEILYAFTSGVGNNGSAFAGLTANTPFYNGMLGVAMWIGRFFIIIPMLAIAGSLAAKKYTPETAGSFPTTGPLWTGLLVGIVLIIGGLTFLPSLALGPIADHLAMIRGQLF, encoded by the coding sequence ATGACCTTTCAGGGATGGCTGCTGATTGCCGCCTTCACCGGCATCCTGTTGGCCCTCGTCAAGCCGGCCGGCCTCTGGCTGTTCGCGCTCTATGAAGGACGCCGTACGCCGCTTCATTCCATATTCGGACCCATCGAGCGCGGCTTCTACCGCCTCTCCGGCATCGATCCCGAAGAGGAGCAAGGCTGGCGCCGCTATGCGGTGCATATGCTGATCTTCAACACGGCGCTGCTGCTTTTCACCTATGCCCTGCTGCGGATGCAGGCCGCGCTGCCTTTCAATCCCCTGGGCGATGGCGCGGTCGGCGCGCATCTCGCCTTCAACACGGCGGTCAGCTTCACCACCAACACCAATTGGCAAAGCTATGCCGGGGAATCGACCCTGTCGAACCTCAGCCAGATGCTGGGGCTGACGATCCATAATTTCCTCTCGGCCGCGACCGGCATCGCGCTCGCCTTCGCGCTGTTCCGGGGCTTCGCCCGGCGCAGCACGACCGGCATCGGCAATTTCTGGGCCGACATGACGCGGGTGACGCTCTATCTGCTGCTGCCGCTCTGCATCGTCTATGCGCTGTTCCTGATCGCCAGCGGCGTGCCGCAGACGCTGGCGGGATCAGTCGACCTCACAACTCTGGAGGGAGCAAAGCAGACCCTCGCCCTCGGCCCGGTCGCCTCGCAGGAAGCGATCAAGATGCTGGGCACCAATGGCGGCGGTTTCTTCAACGCCAACAGCGCCCACCCGTTCGAAAATCCGACCGGGCTCACCAATTTCGTGCAGATGCTGTCGATCTTCCTGATCGGCTTCGGCCTGACCTATTGCTTCGGCAAGGCGGTCGGCAACGTCCGGCAGGGCTGGGCCATCCTGGCGGCGATGCTCACCATCTTCCTGATCGGCGTCACCGTAACCTACTGGCAGGAAGCGGCGGGCAACCCCATCCTCCACCATCTGGGCGTCCCCGGCGGCAATATGGAGGGGAAGGAAGTCCGCTTCGGAATCGCCCCCTCCGCCCTTTTCGCGGTCGTTACCACGGCCGCGAGCTGCGGCGCGGTCAATGCCATGCATGACAGCTTCACCGCGCTGGGCGGCATGATCCCGCTCATCAACATCCAGTTGGGGGAGGTCGTCGTCGGCGGCGTGGGCGCGGGCATATACGGCTTCCTGCTGTTCGCCATCCTCGCCGTCTTCGTCGCTGGGCTGATGGTCGGTCGCACGCCCGAATATGTCGGCAAGAAGATCGAGAGCCGCGAAGTCAAGCTCGCCGTCCTCGCCATCGCCGTGCTGCCGCTCATCATATTGGGCTTCACCGCCATCGCCTCGGTGCTGCCCGCAGGGCTTGCCGGGCCGCTCAACAAGGGGCCGCATGGGTTCAGCGAAATCCTTTACGCCTTCACCTCCGGCGTCGGCAATAACGGCTCGGCCTTTGCGGGCCTGACCGCCAACACCCCCTTCTACAACGGCATGCTGGGGGTCGCGATGTGGATCGGGCGGTTCTTCATCATCATTCCGATGCTGGCCATAGCGGGCAGTCTGGCGGCGAAGAAATACACGCCGGAAACCGCGGGAAGCTTTCCCACGACGGGGCCGCTCTGGACGGGCCTGCTGGTCGGCATCGTGCTGATTATCGGCGGCCTCACCTTCCTGCCCAGCCTCGCCCTTGGCCCCATTGCCGATCATCTCGCGATGATCCGTGGCCAGCTTTTCTAA
- the kdpB gene encoding potassium-transporting ATPase subunit KdpB: MARSAQKSLFTADLIVPAIGDAFRKLNPRELIRNPVMFTTAVVATLLTVLLAVGQDQLGMGFKLQLVIWLWLTVIFGTFAEALAEGRGKAQAASLRATKAELTARRLKGDSFETVPARALKLGDVVLVETGDLIPSDGDVVSGVASVNEAAITGESAPVIREAGGDRSAVTAGTRVISDQIRVRVTVNPGHGFLDRMIALVEGAERQKTPNEIALTLLLVGLTIIFLIAVGTIPGFASYAGGGVPVAILAALLVTLIPTTIAALLSAIGIAGMDRLVRFNVLAKSGRAVEAAGDIDTLLLDKTGTITVGDRQATEFRPVGGASPADLAEAALLASLADETPEGRSIVLLAREKFGQTATALPEGAQVIPFTAQTRISGVQWNGSIIQKGAVDSILRANPGLDKDAPTQELRRITDEIGRAGGTPLAVAKDGRLLGAIFLKDIVKAGIRERFGELRQMGIRTVMITGDNPLTAASIAAEAGVDDFLAQATPEDKLALIRKEQQGGRLVAMCGDGTNDAPALAQADVGVAMNTGTQAAREAGNMVDLDSDPTKLIEVVGLGKQLLMTRGALTTFSVANDVAKYFAIIPAMFVALYPGLGVLNIMGLASPQSAILSAIIFNALIIPCLVPLALRGVTYRPIGAGPLLARNLAIYGLGGLVAPFVGIKIIDLAVIGLGLA; encoded by the coding sequence ATGGCTCGATCCGCCCAGAAATCCCTCTTCACCGCCGATCTGATCGTTCCCGCGATTGGCGATGCCTTTCGCAAGCTCAACCCCAGAGAACTGATCCGCAATCCGGTGATGTTCACCACCGCCGTCGTCGCGACATTGCTGACAGTCCTGCTGGCAGTCGGACAGGACCAACTTGGCATGGGGTTCAAGCTGCAACTGGTGATCTGGCTCTGGCTGACCGTTATCTTCGGCACCTTTGCAGAGGCTCTGGCTGAAGGGCGCGGCAAGGCGCAGGCCGCCTCGCTGCGCGCCACCAAGGCGGAACTGACCGCCAGGCGGCTGAAGGGCGACAGTTTCGAAACCGTTCCCGCCAGGGCGCTCAAACTGGGTGACGTGGTGCTGGTCGAAACCGGAGACCTCATCCCTTCGGATGGGGATGTCGTCTCCGGCGTCGCCTCGGTGAACGAGGCTGCCATCACCGGCGAATCCGCCCCGGTAATCCGCGAAGCGGGCGGCGACCGTTCGGCGGTGACGGCGGGCACTCGCGTCATATCCGACCAGATCCGGGTGCGGGTGACGGTCAATCCGGGCCATGGCTTCCTCGATCGCATGATCGCTCTGGTCGAGGGCGCAGAGCGGCAGAAGACGCCGAATGAAATCGCGCTGACCCTGCTGCTGGTCGGCCTCACCATCATCTTCCTGATCGCGGTCGGGACCATTCCGGGCTTTGCCAGCTATGCGGGCGGCGGCGTGCCGGTGGCGATCCTCGCCGCCCTGCTGGTCACGCTGATCCCGACGACCATCGCCGCGCTGCTGTCGGCCATCGGCATTGCGGGCATGGACCGGCTGGTGCGCTTCAACGTCCTCGCCAAGTCGGGCCGAGCGGTGGAGGCGGCGGGTGATATCGACACGCTGCTGCTCGACAAGACGGGCACCATCACCGTAGGCGACCGGCAAGCGACGGAGTTCCGTCCCGTCGGCGGCGCGAGCCCGGCCGATCTCGCCGAAGCCGCCCTGCTCGCCAGCCTGGCCGACGAGACGCCGGAGGGGCGCTCCATCGTCCTGCTCGCCCGCGAGAAATTCGGCCAGACTGCGACCGCTTTGCCGGAAGGTGCGCAGGTCATCCCCTTCACCGCCCAGACCCGCATTTCCGGCGTGCAATGGAACGGCAGCATCATCCAGAAGGGCGCGGTCGACAGCATATTGCGCGCCAATCCCGGCCTCGACAAGGACGCGCCCACACAGGAATTGCGCCGCATCACCGACGAGATCGGGCGCGCAGGCGGAACCCCGCTGGCGGTGGCGAAGGACGGCAGACTGCTCGGCGCGATCTTCCTCAAGGATATTGTGAAAGCGGGCATCCGGGAACGCTTCGGGGAACTACGCCAGATGGGCATCCGCACGGTGATGATCACCGGCGACAATCCGCTGACCGCCGCCTCCATCGCCGCAGAGGCCGGGGTGGACGATTTCCTGGCGCAAGCCACGCCGGAGGACAAGCTGGCCCTGATCCGCAAGGAGCAGCAGGGCGGACGGCTGGTCGCCATGTGCGGGGACGGAACCAATGACGCACCTGCCCTTGCTCAAGCCGATGTCGGGGTGGCGATGAACACCGGCACGCAGGCGGCGCGCGAAGCAGGCAATATGGTGGACCTCGACAGCGATCCGACCAAGCTGATCGAGGTGGTGGGTCTGGGCAAGCAATTGCTCATGACACGCGGCGCGCTCACCACCTTTTCGGTCGCCAATGACGTCGCCAAATATTTCGCGATCATCCCGGCCATGTTCGTGGCGCTTTATCCGGGGCTGGGCGTGCTCAACATCATGGGCCTCGCCAGCCCGCAAAGCGCGATCCTGTCCGCGATCATCTTCAACGCGCTGATCATTCCCTGCCTTGTGCCGCTGGCGCTGAGGGGCGTGACCTATCGGCCGATCGGCGCCGGGCCGCTGCTGGCACGGAATCTGGCCATTTACGGGCTGGGTGGGCTGGTCGCTCCGTTCGTGGGGATCAAGATCATAGACCTCGCAGTCATCGGGCTTGGCCTCGCCTGA
- a CDS encoding potassium-transporting ATPase subunit F, translating into MTIDLWLAALTMLGLLLYLIAVLARPERF; encoded by the coding sequence ATGACCATCGATCTCTGGCTCGCCGCGCTGACCATGCTTGGCCTTCTCCTCTATCTGATCGCCGTGCTCGCGCGGCCTGAACGCTTTTAG
- a CDS encoding sensor histidine kinase, with protein sequence MNEPDRRDPEAFLRQAAQEGRGRLKIFLGAAPGVGKTYEMLTDGMQRLKSGVDVAVGVVETHGRHETDALLSGHEVIPRREIDHQGHKLAEMDIDAILARHPQLVLVDELAHTNAPGSRHPKRYQDIEELLNAGIDVYSTVNIQHVESLNDIVASFTRVRVRETVPDSVLEMAEIEVVDIPPDELIERLKEGKVYIPAEASRALNHFFSKSNLTALREMALRRAAQAVDAQMLDYVRAHALAGSFAAGERIVVAISELPSAQGLVRAAKRLADALKAPWTAVHIETRRSLQFTAEERAHLADTMALASRLGATTATIPAPGVVEGLRQYATDARATQIVIGKAARSWWFELRHGSVVDRLVRDMGDVAIHVLPGDDGGHLRRATLVTAGPWGTPTDYLWSTLMIALMTTIGKLLVQTIALGNIALLYLVPVMFAAASFGLRAGLFAGLLSSLAYNFFFLPPTGTLTVANPENVISILVLLGVAIVTSQFAARVRAQADLAHGSARQNAALAGFSRQLTAAASQDELMHAICAEVGRLFDVRTVLLLPSPDGPQLRAAVPPEDRLEQIEKAAAQWAMDNEQPAGRGSSTLTASDWLFHPLRTTRGVLGVLGLAREDAGEPLRSDQVPLLMSLLDQASIAFDRMALEEEMLDARQIRERDRLRSALLSSVGHDLRTPLTTIISAVHELKQQHPSELADTVEAEAQRLTRFVANLLDMARVEAGALPLKVEPIDLFDAVAGAVHDTRQSLAGHEVRVDILPDIPLVRVDPTLLHHILINLLDNAGRYADPGTPVTIRGQRLPDAITLSVVDQGPGIPPGGESRVFDTFTRLEGSDRAKHGTGLGLAIVKGFAEAMGLGVSAANRDDPPGACFTLTFPQTLILSPLPDEDII encoded by the coding sequence ATGAACGAGCCGGACCGCCGCGATCCCGAAGCCTTTCTGCGTCAGGCAGCGCAGGAAGGCCGCGGCCGTCTGAAAATCTTCCTCGGCGCGGCACCAGGGGTCGGCAAAACCTATGAAATGCTGACCGACGGCATGCAGCGGCTGAAATCGGGCGTCGACGTGGCGGTCGGAGTGGTCGAGACCCATGGCCGCCACGAAACGGACGCTTTGCTCTCCGGTCATGAAGTCATTCCCCGCCGCGAAATCGACCATCAGGGCCACAAGCTGGCCGAAATGGATATCGACGCCATATTGGCTCGCCATCCCCAACTGGTTCTGGTGGACGAACTCGCCCACACGAACGCGCCGGGCAGCCGTCATCCCAAGCGCTATCAGGACATAGAGGAGCTGCTGAACGCCGGGATCGACGTCTATTCGACCGTCAACATCCAGCATGTCGAGAGCCTCAACGACATAGTCGCCTCCTTCACCCGCGTCCGGGTGCGCGAGACGGTGCCGGACTCCGTGCTCGAAATGGCGGAGATCGAGGTCGTCGACATCCCCCCCGACGAGCTGATCGAGCGGTTGAAGGAGGGCAAGGTCTACATCCCGGCCGAAGCCAGCCGGGCGCTCAACCATTTCTTCTCCAAGTCGAACCTGACAGCGCTCCGCGAAATGGCGCTGCGCCGCGCAGCGCAGGCAGTCGACGCGCAGATGCTGGACTATGTCCGCGCCCATGCGCTGGCCGGGAGCTTTGCGGCGGGCGAACGCATCGTCGTGGCGATCAGCGAACTGCCGAGCGCACAGGGGCTTGTCCGCGCCGCCAAGCGGTTGGCCGACGCGCTGAAGGCGCCCTGGACCGCGGTGCATATCGAAACCCGGCGCAGCCTTCAGTTCACGGCGGAGGAGCGCGCCCATCTGGCCGACACCATGGCGTTGGCGTCCCGGCTGGGCGCCACCACCGCGACCATCCCCGCGCCCGGCGTGGTCGAAGGGTTGCGCCAATATGCGACCGACGCCCGCGCCACCCAGATCGTGATCGGCAAGGCGGCCCGGAGTTGGTGGTTCGAGCTGCGTCACGGGTCGGTGGTGGACCGGCTGGTCCGGGACATGGGGGACGTGGCAATCCATGTCCTGCCCGGCGACGATGGAGGGCATCTCCGCCGCGCCACCCTCGTGACGGCCGGACCATGGGGGACGCCCACCGACTATCTCTGGTCGACGCTGATGATCGCGCTGATGACCACGATCGGCAAGCTGCTGGTCCAGACCATCGCGCTCGGCAATATCGCCCTGCTCTATCTGGTGCCGGTGATGTTCGCCGCCGCCTCCTTCGGCCTGCGCGCGGGGCTGTTCGCGGGCCTGCTCTCCAGCCTTGCCTATAATTTCTTCTTCTTGCCGCCGACCGGCACGCTGACCGTCGCCAATCCGGAAAATGTCATCAGCATCCTCGTCCTGCTGGGCGTCGCCATCGTCACCAGCCAGTTCGCGGCCCGCGTCCGCGCCCAGGCCGACCTCGCCCATGGCAGCGCTCGCCAGAACGCCGCGCTCGCCGGTTTCTCCCGCCAGCTCACCGCCGCCGCCAGCCAGGACGAGCTGATGCATGCGATTTGTGCCGAAGTCGGCCGCCTGTTCGACGTGCGCACCGTGCTCCTGCTCCCCTCGCCCGACGGCCCGCAACTGCGCGCCGCCGTGCCGCCGGAGGATCGCCTCGAACAGATCGAAAAGGCCGCCGCGCAATGGGCGATGGACAATGAGCAGCCCGCCGGACGCGGTTCCTCCACCCTCACCGCGTCGGACTGGCTGTTCCATCCGCTGCGGACGACACGCGGGGTGCTGGGCGTGCTGGGCCTGGCGCGGGAGGATGCGGGGGAGCCGTTGCGCTCCGATCAGGTGCCCTTGCTGATGAGCCTGCTCGATCAGGCCTCCATCGCCTTCGACCGCATGGCGCTGGAGGAGGAAATGCTCGACGCCCGCCAGATCCGCGAGCGCGACCGGCTGCGCTCGGCGTTGCTCTCCTCGGTTGGCCATGATTTGCGCACGCCGCTCACCACCATCATCTCGGCCGTGCATGAACTCAAGCAGCAACATCCCTCCGAGCTTGCCGACACGGTCGAGGCGGAGGCGCAGCGTCTCACCCGCTTCGTCGCCAACCTGCTCGATATGGCGCGGGTGGAGGCAGGCGCGCTTCCCCTGAAAGTGGAACCCATCGACCTGTTCGATGCGGTCGCGGGCGCCGTCCACGACACCCGCCAGTCGCTGGCCGGGCATGAGGTCAGGGTCGACATATTGCCCGACATTCCGCTGGTGCGCGTCGATCCGACGCTGCTGCACCATATCCTCATCAACCTGCTCGACAATGCGGGGCGCTATGCCGATCCCGGCACGCCCGTCACCATAAGGGGTCAGCGGCTACCCGATGCCATAACCCTGTCGGTGGTCGATCAAGGCCCGGGCATCCCGCCGGGCGGTGAAAGCCGGGTGTTCGACACCTTCACCCGCCTGGAGGGATCGGACCGGGCCAAGCATGGCACCGGCCTCGGCCTCGCCATCGTCAAGGGCTTTGCCGAGGCGATGGGGCTTGGCGTATCCGCCGCCAACCGTGACGATCCTCCTGGCGCCTGCTTTACTTTGACCTTCCCGCAGACGCTGATCCTATCCCCTCTGCCCGATGAGGACATCATATGA
- a CDS encoding response regulator produces the protein MTTRSSGRHKVLIIDDEPQIRRLIHVALTRADYATVEAANAREALEKLREERPDISLLDLGLPDRDGLELVPLIKQHSDTSLIVISARDATEQKVAALDLGADDYLTKPFDTDELLARVRVALRNRMTKDGGMSAVRAGDVAIDLMARIVTKAGQEVHLTPKEYGVLAQLAKYPGRVITHQQIMAQVWPKEHEHHVEYLRVLVRTLRQKLEDDPQRPRIIANELGIGYRLKEGGGG, from the coding sequence ATGACCACCCGTTCATCCGGCCGCCACAAGGTTCTGATCATCGACGATGAACCACAGATCCGCCGCCTGATCCACGTGGCGCTCACCCGCGCCGACTATGCCACGGTGGAGGCCGCCAATGCGCGTGAGGCATTGGAGAAACTGCGCGAGGAACGGCCAGACATCAGCCTGCTCGACCTTGGCTTGCCCGATCGCGATGGGCTGGAACTCGTGCCGCTCATCAAACAGCATTCGGACACCAGCCTGATCGTCATATCGGCGCGTGACGCCACCGAGCAAAAGGTGGCGGCGCTGGATCTGGGCGCCGACGACTATCTGACCAAGCCCTTCGATACCGACGAACTGCTCGCCCGGGTGCGCGTGGCGCTGCGCAACCGGATGACCAAGGATGGCGGCATGTCAGCGGTTCGCGCGGGCGACGTGGCGATCGACCTGATGGCGCGGATCGTCACCAAAGCAGGGCAGGAAGTCCACCTGACCCCCAAGGAATATGGCGTGCTGGCGCAACTGGCGAAATATCCGGGGCGGGTCATCACGCATCAGCAGATCATGGCGCAGGTCTGGCCCAAGGAGCATGAGCATCATGTCGAATATCTGCGCGTGCTGGTGCGTACGCTAAGGCAGAAGCTGGAGGATGATCCGCAGCGGCCAAGGATCATCGCGAATGAATTGGGGATCGGTTATCGGTTGAAGGAGGGGGGTGGCGGTTAA
- a CDS encoding potassium transporter Kup produces the protein MTDQAGEGVSHSHPQGKLPILALGALGVVFGDIGTSPLYALKESFVGHHPLAVDPAHIYGVLSLVFWTMTLIVTVKYVFIIMRADNHGEGGSMALLALISRKLGKSRWTPTIAILGVLAAALFYGDAIITPAVSVLSAVEGLETVNDGFAPFILPIAIVILIGLFLIQKHGTARVGALFGPVMVVYFLVLAALGILNIVRHPGIIGIINPMWAVHFFALDAKLAFLALGSVVLAVTGAEALYADMGHFGRKAISIAWLYAAFPCLLLNYMGQGALLLDLPEAAENPFFLLAPEWARLPLVILATLATVIASQAVISGAFSVTQQAVQLGFLPRLKISHTSASAAGQIYVPMVNWALLFLVVLLVLGFQSSSNLAAAYGIAVTGTMVITTCMMAVLTFSVWRWNRLLAGAVTGLFLAVDGAYFLSNATKIPDGGWFPLLVAAVVFIILTTWSTGRKIMNFYLMEGAMDVELFIQSVSGSLKRVPGTAIFLNSRVEGVPPALLHNVKHNKVLHERVIILTVRTEGVPHLPLIGRSEVNDLGAGFYRVVLRHGFMEEVDIPAAMKAVDGCGGPINVSQTSYFLSRQTLIPSEKPGMAIWREKLFAWMMRNAVTPMDFFKLPTNRVVELGSQVEI, from the coding sequence ATGACGGATCAAGCGGGTGAGGGGGTGAGTCATAGCCATCCGCAAGGGAAGTTGCCCATTCTGGCGCTGGGTGCGTTGGGCGTGGTGTTCGGCGACATCGGCACCTCGCCGCTCTATGCGTTGAAGGAAAGTTTTGTCGGTCACCACCCGCTGGCGGTCGATCCGGCGCATATCTACGGCGTGCTCTCGCTGGTCTTCTGGACGATGACGCTGATCGTCACGGTCAAATATGTGTTCATCATCATGCGTGCCGACAATCATGGCGAGGGCGGCAGCATGGCGCTTCTCGCGCTGATCTCCCGCAAGCTGGGCAAGAGCCGGTGGACGCCGACCATCGCCATATTGGGTGTGCTGGCGGCGGCGCTTTTCTATGGCGACGCCATCATCACCCCGGCCGTGTCCGTGCTGTCGGCGGTCGAGGGGCTGGAGACGGTGAATGACGGTTTCGCGCCCTTCATCCTCCCCATCGCCATCGTCATCCTGATCGGTCTGTTCCTGATCCAGAAACATGGCACGGCGCGAGTGGGCGCGCTGTTCGGGCCGGTCATGGTGGTCTATTTCCTGGTGCTGGCGGCGCTGGGCATCCTCAACATCGTGCGGCATCCGGGAATTATCGGCATCATCAATCCGATGTGGGCGGTGCATTTCTTCGCGCTGGACGCGAAACTCGCCTTTCTGGCCTTGGGGTCAGTCGTGCTGGCAGTGACGGGGGCGGAGGCGCTCTACGCGGATATGGGGCATTTCGGGCGCAAGGCGATCAGTATCGCCTGGCTCTATGCCGCCTTTCCCTGTCTGCTGCTCAACTATATGGGGCAGGGCGCGCTGCTGCTGGACCTTCCTGAAGCAGCGGAAAATCCCTTCTTCCTGCTCGCGCCGGAATGGGCGCGGCTGCCGCTGGTGATATTGGCGACGCTGGCGACGGTCATCGCCAGCCAGGCGGTGATTTCGGGCGCCTTTTCGGTGACGCAGCAGGCGGTGCAGCTTGGCTTCCTGCCGCGGCTCAAAATCTCCCATACCAGCGCTTCGGCGGCGGGGCAGATCTATGTGCCGATGGTCAATTGGGCGCTGCTGTTTCTGGTCGTGCTGCTGGTGCTGGGCTTCCAGTCTTCGAGCAATCTGGCGGCGGCCTATGGCATTGCCGTTACAGGCACCATGGTCATCACGACTTGCATGATGGCGGTACTGACCTTCAGCGTGTGGCGCTGGAACCGGCTCTTGGCGGGTGCGGTGACGGGGCTGTTCCTGGCTGTAGACGGCGCCTATTTCCTGTCCAATGCGACCAAGATACCCGATGGCGGCTGGTTCCCGCTGCTGGTGGCGGCGGTTGTGTTCATCATCCTCACAACCTGGTCGACGGGTCGGAAGATCATGAATTTCTATCTGATGGAAGGCGCGATGGACGTGGAGCTGTTCATCCAGTCCGTCTCCGGTTCCCTGAAACGCGTACCGGGGACGGCGATTTTCCTCAACTCCCGTGTCGAGGGGGTGCCTCCGGCGCTGCTGCACAATGTGAAGCATAACAAGGTTCTGCATGAGCGCGTCATCATCCTGACCGTGCGGACGGAGGGGGTGCCGCATCTGCCGCTGATCGGACGGTCCGAGGTGAACGATCTGGGCGCGGGCTTCTACCGCGTGGTGCTGCGCCATGGTTTCATGGAGGAGGTCGACATTCCCGCCGCGATGAAGGCGGTGGATGGCTGCGGCGGGCCGATCAATGTCAGCCAGACCAGCTATTTCCTCAGCCGCCAGACACTGATCCCGTCCGAGAAGCCCGGCATGGCGATCTGGCGCGAGAAGCTTTTCGCCTGGATGATGCGCAATGCGGTGACGCCGATGGACTTCTTCAAGCTGCCGACGAACCGGGTGGTCGAGTTGGGATCGCAGGTGGAGATTTAG